CATGAGTGGGCTTGACTTGGCTGTGTCGGTTGGGGCGCTGCCGCTTGAAAAGTTGGCTGTGGTTGCGTTATCGCATCATTTTGCGGAGCTTCGGCAGGCAGCAAGTTTGTTTGAGTTTTAGCAAGTCGATGAGCCGCATTCTTGCAAGTAGCGGAGCAATATTTGGCGTCCTTTCTTCTTGCTTCGAACTCATCCTCGCAATGTTCACAAATTTTTTTCATTCCTTTTCCTTTCCTTTATTTCCTTTGTTGAATCTGCTTTCTATCGCTTCGTATGCTTTCAAAGTCCCGTAAATGCAAGCCATCAAAGCGGTGTAAGCCAGAAAACCTTTGCTGTGCGTGAACTCATAAGCGTATCCGGTCAAGCGGTTGAAATAGCTTAAAGCGGAAATGCCCATTGATGACATGCCGATGATTTCGTAAGTTTTATGGAATAATTTGACAGCTAAATGTTGCATGAGATTATAGGATTTGAAAGTTGTTTTTGACTGTGATTTCAGCGTTTTGCAATAGTGATTCTTTCTTGTTTTTGATCGTGGCCGCAATGGCTGATTGCGTAATCATCCAAGTGATTTCCACATCATTGCCGTTATAAATTCTCGGTGGAAATGGCGGTGTCGTTCTATTCAGAAGAAATTGACCGCCAAAGTCATATTTACTTGAGCTTGTGCCGTCTTCCCATTCTAATTCGATTTTCCACATGAATGTGCAATTGATCAAATAGGAGGCAGGGAACGAGACGACCACAGCACTGTCAGAGTGATATGTTGCTGTGCTTTCGTTGGCTATGATTTGCCCAGACTCGGTTAAGAGCAAGCCTTGCCGATCCGGAAAAGCTGTGTCTATGTAGAATTGCAAAGGCATCAGCGCTTCGCCCTCCAGCTTTTCATATTCAGGGCCTCCGGATGCGAATTTGTACACCGTTTGATCATTGAGCATGATGGCGTAATAGGTGTGTATATTCTGAATCATGCCGATGACCTGAGCGACTTTCGTGTGATCAAACGTAAAGTTCAACCCAGTCAAAAGAATGCCTTTGTTCACATCGATTAGCTTGCCTTTGTTGGTAATGGCAAGCGTTGCGTCTCCGGAGACAAACACTTCATCGGGTTCAAATTGACTGATGTCCGGGTAAGGTGATCCGGTTGTGAAATTCTCTATGTAAACTGAAACCGACTTGCTGATCTTATGGAGCTTGAACTTTTGATCATTACCATCATTGGCATAGCAATAAACGGCAAGGTCGGTGTAGATAGCGAAAAAGCCGTTTTTATTGTCAAAGGATACTTGATTGATTGTGCCATGCGCCCATATTTTCAAGTCTTCACTTTCTCTTATTGTCGTTTCATTTGAGTATGTATAAGTCTTGTTTGAAGAGTTGTCAGCGACATTGTACAAATAATTGCCTTGTCCGTCTTTTCTAACCAAAAACCACTTTCTTGATCGATCATTTAAAAATGCGTACTCGTAATCTTTTACCGTTGTATTGTCGATATTGGAAAAGGTGAATTCATTTAAACTGTAAGTTGCCGTTTTTTGGTCAACACTTCCAATCGAGCTTAAATCATAAAGGCCGTTTTCTGTCCTTATGACAAAACTATAACTGCCTGCCGGAGGAGGAGGCCCATCAGATCCCCCAAAGCCTTTGACTGGAACATCATCAAAATGAACATTTGAGTCAAGATCAAGGACAATTTCCCACTTGTCAGTAGTCGTTTTCTTGGCGATCCTCAACAATCCCCAGGCATTCGACTTTTTGTACATAAGCCAAATGGATGATTCTCGATAGTAAAAGTCAGTGAATGCATATGTTGGAACACCTTTGTCATAAGCAAAGTCAATGATTTGATAGTCTGAGGGAATAAAATTCTCTTTGCTAATGATGCTTTGAATCTCGGCAGCGCTCACATTCTCAATCGTTTTCACATAATCCTGAGGCGAATTATCCGGCAACGGAATATTGTTGATCTTTTGATCCACAATAAGAGCGATTTGAGAGGTATCGAGCTGATTGAAATACAACTTTTCCGTTTTGCCTTCCGCATTCATCACAATAGCGTACTTGCCGCTTTGATCTTCATGCACCGTCAAAAGGTTCATCAAGTGTCCTCCAATTTTATTGCTATTGCTGACTTCTCCTGTCATGATTATAATGCCTATTTACAATTTGATTTAATGTGTGCTCTGGTGATCAGCACTTTTGAGTTTTCTATGATGACGGATTTTTCATCCACCAATTTGCAGTCTGGGATGAATCCGTATGATCGTTGATCCCCCGGATGTAGCTCGATAATCTCGTTTTCAGGATTGCCGAACTTGACAGAGGAATCGCCAATGTTTTCTATCGTGAAGCCAAAGCAGTTTAATTCAAATTGATTTGACTTGGTCAGAATCGTGTAGTTGTACTTTAGATTATTTGCAGCCACACCCTTTATTATTGCGCCTTCTTTCGCATTCGTCGGCATCGACTTGGCGAAACACAAAGCTGATTTCCACATCTTGCGTCAAAGGCTTTTTGCTGCTGAAATTCAATGTGAACTCTTGACGATTATTCTTGAAATCCACATCATGATAAGTTTGAGCCATGAGGTTTCTTTCCCAAAAAGCGACTGGCGCTTTGTCTTCCAGCACACCGCTTTGATCATCTTCGACTTGCACCATTATGCCATTGGCAGAAGCCGTGGCAAAGGCAACCATGCCGTCAACTTCTTCATAGCCGCTGTCGAACTTGAGGTTTTCTGCGACAGTTCCCGAAAACCCACTTTGCAAAGTGACTGTGATTGTTTTATTCTTTATTTTTCTTCTGCTGCTCATTGTAGAACGGTTTTAGAGTTTTGCGAAACGGCTCAAAGCGTTTGGTGAACGGCTCTTGAAACGTTTTGAAACGGCTTAGAAACGTTTAGAGTCGCTTCATAACCGCTAAGAGATGAGAGAAAACGGCTCTAAGTATTTTAAGAGCCATTTTATCATTTTGTGGAACGGCTAGTATTAGTTCTTTTTAGTAATTCCACCGTAAAGAGAAACTTCCACAATGTGTTTTTCATCACTCACAGTAGGGACATTCTGACCATTGAAATCCAATTCGATAGAAAAAGGAGTGTCCCCAGCGATAAGCTTGAAGTTTTCCAGATCAAAACAATCACGCTCATTAGTAAATGAATCAGCACTCACAGGCATAATCGATTTTACTCTCTGGCGAAATACAGGCTTGTCCTCTATCTTAAGAACCAATTCCGCATTGACAATAGCGCTTGGAATATCATCAGTCATATAAGGCTTTGTAACAGCTTCTTTCGCTGATAGATTACTGCCTTTAGCATGACCAAAAGACAATGATTTCACAACCAAATTCACCAATGACTCAAGGCTTCCTTTGTCGACATTAGTGATCCCTGATTGCTTGACAGTATCACTATCCAAGATGGCCACAGTACCTCCAAAGCCTGTGACATCTGCTTTGATGTAGATTTCTCCATCATCAATTCTCAAAGTGCCTTCTCTTAGCTCTTTTAGGGTAGAAGGGTTAAGCTTGTCAGCTACAAGGCCTAAAAAGTTTATTGTTATTTCGTCTCTCACGATTTTATGATTTTTTATATTGATATTTATTTTTAAGAAAACACCGTTTAAACAGCGATATTTATTTGAGTATTTTCTTGCTCATCTGCGACATATCCTACTCCGTTTATGCCTTCGTTTTGACGAGCTAGATTAAGTCCGTTTTCGAAGCTCACTGCGTCTTCCTCGCTTTGGATGACATCATTGGTTTGCGGAAGCATTTCGTAACTCGAATAGCCGTAGTCCACGTTTCCAAGGGCAGGGATGAAGTTTGGCGCTTTGTCTTTCAGCGATTGCGGCATCCATTGATCGATAGCGTCAATAGCGCCCATGACAGCCACGCCTTGGCCAAGTTCTTTAACGGTTTTGTTCTTGCTCATATGCGCCATGATGCCGACAGCGAACAGCGCCAAGCCTGTGAACTTTCCGAATTTGTCCGGAGCGGATTTGATTGCCGCATAGCCGATCATTGCGCCTCCGACATTCGTCCCGATCGATGTCATTGCAGGGACTATTTTTTTGGTATCTACCATAATTTTAAGGTTATTTCAATTTTGATTAAGCTGCTTTCTTTTCAGTTTCATTTGATCCATTGCTATTGCTCAAAGCGAATGCTCCGGCAACGGCAAGGCCTGCGATCAAGAGCATGTTCATTCCTCCAGCCGTCTTGTCTTCCGCTTTGGTAGTCAAATTGGTCGGCACTGGCTTTTGAGGAATATGAGGCGTTAGATTGACCGATGGCTTGTAAGGAGCAATAGGTCTAAAGCCGCCACCCGGACGATAGCTCGGATTCGTTGGGCTGTAAATAACGCTTGGCTTTCTTGGCGGCACGACTGTATTCACAATCGATTTGCCTTGGTCGTAGATGCTTTTGCCTGTGTCTACGATCTTTTTGCCTTTGTTCAGCAAGTCCGTTATTTTGCTCAAGTCGATTCCTTGTTGCCCCGGCCTTGTGCCCGGACCGGAACCGCCTTTGGTCAGCGCATTTGCCGTTTTTGATTTGCTAAGAGCTGTTTTCGCTTTTTTGAACAGCTTGACCACCGTTGCGCCTATGCCTTTGAAGAATGCCGCAAGCTTTGCGATGAATCCGCTTGCCGCTGCTCCGGAAGCTGCCGCGGTAACTGGTTCTCCAAGCCCTGCCAGCGTAATATTGAAGTTTTCTTCCGGCTCCACATCCAAATACTCCAAGTCTTCTAGGCCTTCCAAACCTCTCAGGTTTCTGTTGAACCTAAAGTCTTTCATGCCGCCTCGGATAGGTCTTGCCATAGGTCTGGATGGCTTGTAGCTAAACCTTGGCCTAGACCTTGAATACCTTGTTTTGGAACTTTTGGAAGTCTTGGTCTTGCTTCTGGATTTGGTTTGGTATTTTGACAGCGACTTGTTGCTTTTTATCGAACTTTCAAGCAGTCTTTTAAGCTCTTTCTGGTCGGCTGTCGTGCTTTTTGAGCTAGCGCCTTTGATCGGATCATAAGTGAGATTGTTCACAAAGAAATCCTCGTTCTTGGCTTTCATGCGCCAGCCTTTCAAAATCGCATTGTCGAAGTTCTTGCGCTTGCCTTGCATGATGTTCACAAAAAGGTTGTAGGACTTTTTGTAAGCTTCCACGCACTTTCTATGATAGCTTGGATCAATGCCGAACTCTTTAACTTGAGCAGGCGAAAGTCTTGCGACTCCCAGCTGCACAGGCTTTGTTTTGTTATAACTGATATAGGTCAGCAATCCTTTTCTGGCAAGAGCTGTGAGCGGATTGAATTTCATCAAGAACTTGCCCACCTCTTTGATGCCTTTCCAAACAAAATTGCCAACTTTCTTTACGCCATTCCATACTTTGCCGCCTATTTCCTTGGCTGACTTCCAGACTCTTTTTGCCGTTGTGGCTACTTTTTTGGTGACATTTCGTATGCCTCTTCCGACTGATTTAGCGGCCTTTTTCACGCCTTTCCAAACTTTCTTGAATGGTCGGCTGATTTTCTTAAAAGTCCTTTTTAGCCAACCGCCCAAGCCGTTAAGTCCTTCAAGCTCCGAGTAATCGGTTCTTTGCGGAAGATCGGCAAGCGTTTCAATTGCTCGTTCTCTTTCTTTGGGGTTTTTCCAAACCGAAAGCACGTAGTTTATTTCCTTAAGGATATAGCCGCCAAATTCACCGAACACTTTAGGTACTGCGATAAGTTTTTTAACGGTATTCATCAAGTGCGCTTTGATGCCGTTCCAAAAGCCATTGTAAGCTTGAGAAGGCGTAAGCTCAAAGGTTCCATTCAATCCTGAAAGCGTGCTGATGTCAATCAAGCCGAATTCCTCGCCCCAATCGGTGCCGCCTCCGATACTGCCCAAAAAGGCAATGCTTTCAGGCGCTTCTTCCTCAAGCTCAGAAAGAATCATGCTGTCGTCTTTTTGGTCAGAAGGAGTAGTGCTTATAGGAAGTCCATATAAATATTCTATTTCCATAATATCTTTGTCATAATCTTCACTTTGCGGTGCTTCGTAGTCAAACTCCTCGACTACGCAATCCATCGTGTAATATTCCTTTCCGTCCTTTGAGTGAGCTATGGGGTACACATGCTGGAAATTCGGTTTACCGTTGTATTTGGTCATTCGGTAGGAGTGCTTGATGCCTAGATTCATCAGCAGGCAGCTAATGAAAATGGTGTAATCGTCGCAGTCCACGCCTTCCACTCGCTTGTCCCAGATCCTTTGGGGAGAGTGCAATTGTTCTCTGAGTGGATTGTCAGGCTTGTATTGAATGTGGTGGTAAACAAAGTTCCAGATATTTCTGCAAGTCTCTTTTACATTGCGGCCTTTGAGCCTTGCCGACAATAAGATGAGCGATTCACGCTCTTTTCTTGCGATGTTTTCAATGTAATCGAGCGTTTTATAAACATCTCCATTTCTTTCAAGAATGATCGATGCCTTTTGCAGCTTGGTTGAGTCAATGAGGTGATTGTATTCACCTCCGGACTTGATTTGCCGTTTAGCCTTGGCCTGCATTCACGAGTCCAACTAAGTTGAGAATGTTGCCAAGGTTGACCGGGTGAATCTCCTCTATGGGGGGCGTGTCGAATCCGTTAATCTTGGGTACAGCGGTAATCAAAAGCTGTTTGGTTTTGAGCAACTGGCTGAGATTCGAAATATTTGACAGTACCGGAAAGCTAAAGATAAGTTCCTTATAGCTTGTTTGGTTGGGGGCTAAGATCTGGAGCTCTGGTTGAGGGGCTGTGCTTGCGATCTTGACTTTCGCTCCGGTCGAGTCAATCGAATGGATCGTTGCAAAGATGCTGTCAAGCTTTAGTTGAGACGCACCGTTATTATCAAATCTGATTTTTACGGGGATATTCACATGCCCTCCAGATACTATGGGAATGCCAATGGAACTGATCGATACGACCATTTTTTCCTTGGTTTCATTGAGATCAATGCCCTTCGAGGTCATCGACAGAAGCCCGAAGGCTCCAATCAACAGGAAGAGTTTTTTCATAAGATGTAATTTCATGATTCTTGCCTTGCGTTAAAATGATGATGCAAGAATATGAAAGTCGCAAGTGTTACGATGTGATTACTCGTGTTCTTATATGATTTTTCAATTTTAAGTTTAATTTTGAAAAATTACGATAAAAAACATAGTATGTATTATATTGTAGATGGATCAAATGATTATTTCATATGACTTTTATCACTCGGAAAGAACTTGCTTTAAAATATGACATACACCCTCAAACTTTAGCTAATTATCTAAAGCGAATAGGGATCGTCCATAAATTTAGGCTGTCTCCCAAGGAAGTGAAGGTGTTTGAAGAGCATTATGATTATTGATATTTATTTTTTTGAATAGGAAGTTGAATTATATGGCTAGAAAAATAACAACAGCAAAACAAAGTTCTGGAGCTGGTTTTTTATTTGAAGATAAAGTGTTTTCATGGTTTGCAATTACTCTTTTAACTCAGGATTTTCCATTTTCAAATATCTCTGCTAATGTTTGTGAAATAGCATTTCAAGCAAGATCTAAAGGTTGGCTATTTGATGATTTGGTTTTAACGATGAAGACCAGTTCTGAAAATACTTTTAATATTCCTATTACTGTAAAAAGTAATGTTCAATTTTCTGGAAATGGACCAAATACTGAATTGTTAACTGATTTATGGGAGCAATATTTAAATGAAGAATCAACAGTTTTTGATAAACAGAATGATTATTTATGTATTGTAAATTCTCCGTTAGGTTCAGTTCTATCTGCTGATCTAAATAGACTTTTAAAAGCAGCTCGTTCATCTACTTACGAAATTCTTGAATCTAATATTTCTCAAGGTGAGAAAGGAAGTTTTTCTAAAAGACAAATTAAGCTATTAAAAGGGTTTAAGTGTCCTTCTGAATTAGCGTTAAAGCATAATATTGATGATAAAGATATCTGGAAACTTTTGAGTAGAGTAATTTTATTAGAGTTTGATTTTGAAAATGCTCCATCAAAGGATGAATCCAAATTGATACAAAATTGTAAAAATTGTTTATCCAATGCTGATAATAGTCAAGCAGACTTGTTAAAAATTAAATTATGTGAAATAAGAAGTGAACTATCTGCAAATGAAGGATCGTTTATTAATTATCAAACTCTAGTTGATGATATACGACTTCTTTTTAATCTCAAAGGTCTACCTCAGCATGAAGCGGATTGGAAAAAGATAGCCTCAATTACTTCTCAAAAATGTAATAGTATACAAGATAAAATAGGAGGGGAAGTTAAACTAGAAAGAGGACAGGAATTATCTGCTTTTAAGCAGATGATTAGAGAAAGTAGTTTTGTTTTTTTGTTAGGTAAATCAGGTTATGGAAAATCAGTTCTACTTAAACACTTTTTTCAAGAGCTTGATTTATCTAATAAGATTAAAACGATTTGGTTAGATTCAGATATTATATATAGTAATAACCTAGAGGATTTCTTTGATTTATCTAATTCATTTGTTGAAATCATTAAGCAAAGTCAGGATCAAGAGGGGTATATCATAATCGATTCAGTAGAAAGGTTTTGTAAAGAGGAACATTTAAAATTATTATTTAGTTTTTTAAACTATATTAAACAAAATCAAACTCCATGGAAAGTGATTTTTTCGTGTCAATCGAATGATTATGAAGATATAATAAAAGGTTTATATAGAATTAATTTATGCTTATCTCATAAAGTGTTTGATCTTCAAACTATTGAAAATGAAAAATTAATCATTGTTCAGCAAAAATTTCCAGCTTTAGCAAATCTATTTAAACATAATCATCTAAATGATATATTAAAAAACTTAAAATATTTAGACTTATTAGCATTCAATCTATCTAAAGATACTAATGTAGAAATAAATGATTTCTTTGGTGAGTCTAATATTATTGATTTAATCTGGAACGAAGAGGTTGAAAATGTTAAATACGATAATGCAGAACAACGATCTCGTTTTTTACAGCTTCTTTCTGAGAATCAAGCTGAAAAGATGACTTTTAGCACCTCTCAATCAGATTTTAATATTTGGGAATTATCCCCAGTAACATCATTAAAAAAGAGTAAACTTTTAAGAGTTGTAAATGATAGGTTGGCCTTTGAACATGATTTATTCTCAGATTGGGCAAGATATAAACTCATAAAGGATAAAAGTGATACTTTTAAAGAATATGTAGTTTCTAAAAATATTTTGTCACCATTATGGGGAAGGTCAATTAGATTATATGGGGTATATTTGTTAGAAAAGGAAGTAAGTGTTGATAGTTGGATTGAAACCTTTTCTGATTTAAATGAGAATATCCCAAATGAAAAAATTATCCAAGATTTATTATTAGATTCAATAATTTACTCCAATTCAACATTTCGTTTTTTAGAGCTTCTCTACTTTTTTTTTATTGAAAATGAAGGACAAATATTAAAGCGTTTTGTAGATCGATTCTTATTGAAGGCTACAAAGCCAAATCCCCAAATTTTAAAATTGGCTGAAGAAATGGGTGGAATTACTAAATCTGAAGCATCAATATATCATAGAATCCCAAATTATTCATATTGGTTTCCTGTTGTGGAATTTTTAAGAAAATATATTGATTCTTTTATTCCTTTATTAGGTGATAAAGTTGCTGAATTAGGAAAAGTATGGTTATTAAATACACCTGAAGATTTTCATTTACGAGAAGAAATTGCTTTTTGCGTTTTTAAAAATACCGAATGGGTTTTCAACATGAAACTTAATAATGGATGGATAAAAGATGATATAGATGAAAAAGTTTATAAATCTATGCTTTTAGGAGTTTATGATATGCCTAAAGAGAATATTGATATTTGCCTAAAGCTGTGTAAACGTAAAAAATTTCAAAACCAAGAAAGAAAATTACTTAAATCTGATTTTTCTAGACATGAGAGAATTCTTGAAAAAGTTGAAATAAGAAAGCCAATACAATGGGAAGATGGCCCTTATGAAATGGTAGATGAAACTTTTTCAGAAGTGTTTTTATCTACTGAATTTTCATATGGTTTAATTTCTCTATATCCAGATAAAGCAAAAGAGATTATATTAGCCTTGCTAATAGATCCTCCATGTGCAATTTCATTTAATTATGATTTTCATTACAAATATGATATTAATGAACCTCATGATTGGCATCCCCCTTATTATGGTAGAGGTCCTTTTTTAGATTTCTTGAATGTGAATTCAAATATAGGAATAGATACTATAATAAGTCTGGTCAATTTCGCTACTTCACAGTGGGCTAAAGTTGAGGAATTTAATAAACGCCAAGTTCCTACATTAAAGATGGAGTTTGAAGAAAGGAAATTATCATTTATTGGTGATTATCGTATTTATTTTTGGTATCGAGCAGCAGGAGGAGCACCACATGCAATTTCATCTGCTTTAATGGCGTTGGAAAAATTTTTAATTAACAGTATTGACAAAGGTGAAAATATTGAGCCTTTTATTAAGCAGATTTTAAAAAATGCTAATAGTGTTTGCTTTATAGGCTTATTATGTTTCATCGGTAAATATCATTCATCATTATTTCTAGGGATACTACAGCCAGTCTTATCTATTTTTGATTTGTATAGATGGGAAACTTCCTTAATGAATACTGAAGGTCATCAGATGCTTGGGCTAACTGATTTAGATGAAAATATAATGAATGAAATCAGAGAGTGGAATAATCTAGAATGTAGGAGAATACCTATTTACTTTACAGGTCATCAATTATTTAAACAAACCTATCAATCAAATAATTTTTATAAAAAAATAATTGAATTATGGAATAAGGAATTGTATAAAGATGAAGAAAAAGATGGGACAGATTTATTGAAAATGAATTTTATAGCACAGTTCGATTTAGAAAATTACGAAGTTTTAGAAAATAATGGTGAAACAATTTTTGAATATAATGAACCTAAAAAGCTTAATGAGAAGTTGACTCCATTAAGAATAGAAAGTGAAAAGCCAATTATAGAGATGCATTCAATTGAATATTTAAGAGAAATTAATACAGGTGGAAAATATTCAAAAGATGAACTTAATGAAGTTTGGGAAAAAGTATTTTTGGAATCTAAAATTTCTCTTACACCTGAAAAGTATCATAAATTTGCCAATGAAATTAGTTCTTTATTTGAAGTTTTAAAATTACTTTTTGAACATCAAAATTTATGGATCGATAAATATGACAATCACGTAAATTGGACAATTGATTTTTTAGAGAAAGTATTAATCAAAGCACCATATAGACAAGATGATTATTATGAGGTAGGGCTAAGTAGTGCTTGGAGTGATTCTATAGCAAGGTTTTTACCTAAGCTTTGGTCAAAAAACTTGAAGAATAAAAAAATTAGAAGATCATTAGGGTTACTTTTTTTAAAGTCAGCAAATAAAACTAATAAAATACTCTTTAGCAATATTGCTAAAGAATTAAGATGGAATCAACAAGATTTTATACAATTACAAAATTTAGCAATTAAATGGAGTTCTGGTATTTATGATTTTAATAATACAGATAATTATGAAAAATTACCTTCAGTATATGAGGAGACAAAATATCAAAAATTAATAAAACGTATTTTTAATAGAGATAAAGATATAACTTGGATAGTTTTATATGGAGATAAAATACTAAAAGAGTTTATTAATGATAAAACGGAAAAAGTAATTATAAATTTGTTAGATAAAAAATCCTCAACAAATAGTGCCTCCAGAAAAAATTATGAAGCAAGGAAATATAGAGAAAAAAGAGGTTTTGATACTCAATTATTACAAAATGTGTTTTCGCCAACTCCAGAGTTTTCAGATGTAAAAGATATTTCCGAATATAAATACCTTCTCTTATTATGGGAT
The Aureibacter tunicatorum DNA segment above includes these coding regions:
- a CDS encoding transglutaminase-like domain-containing protein — its product is MQAKAKRQIKSGGEYNHLIDSTKLQKASIILERNGDVYKTLDYIENIARKERESLILLSARLKGRNVKETCRNIWNFVYHHIQYKPDNPLREQLHSPQRIWDKRVEGVDCDDYTIFISCLLMNLGIKHSYRMTKYNGKPNFQHVYPIAHSKDGKEYYTMDCVVEEFDYEAPQSEDYDKDIMEIEYLYGLPISTTPSDQKDDSMILSELEEEAPESIAFLGSIGGGTDWGEEFGLIDISTLSGLNGTFELTPSQAYNGFWNGIKAHLMNTVKKLIAVPKVFGEFGGYILKEINYVLSVWKNPKERERAIETLADLPQRTDYSELEGLNGLGGWLKRTFKKISRPFKKVWKGVKKAAKSVGRGIRNVTKKVATTAKRVWKSAKEIGGKVWNGVKKVGNFVWKGIKEVGKFLMKFNPLTALARKGLLTYISYNKTKPVQLGVARLSPAQVKEFGIDPSYHRKCVEAYKKSYNLFVNIMQGKRKNFDNAILKGWRMKAKNEDFFVNNLTYDPIKGASSKSTTADQKELKRLLESSIKSNKSLSKYQTKSRSKTKTSKSSKTRYSRSRPRFSYKPSRPMARPIRGGMKDFRFNRNLRGLEGLEDLEYLDVEPEENFNITLAGLGEPVTAAASGAAASGFIAKLAAFFKGIGATVVKLFKKAKTALSKSKTANALTKGGSGPGTRPGQQGIDLSKITDLLNKGKKIVDTGKSIYDQGKSIVNTVVPPRKPSVIYSPTNPSYRPGGGFRPIAPYKPSVNLTPHIPQKPVPTNLTTKAEDKTAGGMNMLLIAGLAVAGAFALSNSNGSNETEKKAA